The following coding sequences lie in one Alphaproteobacteria bacterium genomic window:
- the cfa gene encoding cyclopropane fatty acyl phospholipid synthase, giving the protein MTDRYRDIIERTLGLAGITIDGSAPYDIRVHNPDLYKRVASRGSLGLGEAYMDGWWDCDQLEEFFFRILRARANQGVQLSWLDKLGVLRARIQNMQSSRKAWEAAPHYNVSNEFFEKLLDARVNYSCGYWNGANSLDQAQENKLDLVCRKVGLSKGDRLLDIGCGWGALVEYACQNYGCEAVGITISESQAEYVRDRCQGLPVEIIKIDYRDLKAADAGTFDKIISIGMFEHVGPRNYPSFMNGAHELLKEDGLVLLHTIGDNASNVSCDPWMDRYIFPNSVMPSIQQIGQSIEDLFVMEDWHNFGFDYYRTLMSWHDNLDRCKDAKIETEMPREILFRMWKYYLTSCAGAFKSRHLQLWQIVMSKGSLIGNYETVR; this is encoded by the coding sequence ATGACCGACAGATACCGCGACATCATCGAACGAACGCTCGGACTCGCCGGCATCACCATCGATGGATCGGCGCCTTATGATATCCGCGTTCACAACCCCGACCTCTACAAGCGGGTCGCGTCGCGCGGCTCGCTCGGCCTGGGCGAGGCCTATATGGACGGCTGGTGGGACTGCGACCAGCTCGAAGAGTTCTTCTTTCGCATCCTCAGGGCGCGCGCCAATCAGGGTGTCCAGCTGAGTTGGTTGGACAAGCTCGGCGTCCTCCGCGCACGGATCCAGAATATGCAGTCCAGCCGCAAGGCGTGGGAGGCGGCGCCGCATTACAATGTCAGCAATGAGTTCTTCGAAAAACTTCTCGACGCGCGGGTGAACTACTCGTGCGGATATTGGAACGGCGCCAACTCGCTCGACCAGGCGCAGGAGAACAAGCTGGATCTGGTATGCCGGAAGGTCGGGTTGTCAAAGGGTGACCGGTTGCTCGACATCGGCTGCGGGTGGGGTGCCCTGGTCGAATACGCGTGCCAGAACTATGGCTGCGAGGCCGTCGGCATCACCATTTCCGAAAGCCAGGCGGAATACGTGCGCGACCGCTGCCAGGGACTTCCGGTCGAGATCATCAAGATCGATTATCGCGACCTCAAGGCCGCCGATGCGGGGACTTTCGACAAAATCATTTCGATCGGCATGTTCGAGCATGTCGGGCCCAGAAACTATCCGTCATTTATGAACGGCGCCCACGAACTGCTGAAGGAAGACGGCCTCGTCTTGCTGCACACCATCGGCGACAATGCCTCCAATGTTTCGTGCGATCCGTGGATGGACCGCTACATCTTTCCCAACTCCGTGATGCCCTCGATTCAACAGATTGGGCAATCGATCGAAGATCTGTTCGTCATGGAGGATTGGCACAATTTCGGCTTCGATTACTATCGCACGCTGATGAGCTGGCACGACAATCTTGACCGGTGCAAGGATGCGAAGATCGAGACCGAGATGCCACGGGAGATCCTTTTCCGCATGTGGAAATACTATCTCACGTCTTGTGCCGGTGCTTTCAAGTCGCGCCACCTCCAGTTGTGGCAAATCGTCATGTCCAAGGGCAGCCTGATCGGGAACTACGAAACCGTCCGGTGA
- a CDS encoding tetratricopeptide repeat protein: protein MKCPRCSSENRDGVRFCEQCGGRLELACPSCGAMGPPSRKFCGSCGQLVDTPSADGGSKFETPRHYTPPFLAEKILKSRDALAAERKQVTVLFADITGSLELIDGSDPEEARTFLDAAVETMMGAVHRYEGTVNNVLGDGIMSLFGAPIANEDHAVRACYAALTIQEAIGHFSVTMREQHGFEIQARVGIHSGEVVVRAIGNDLNLNYDAIGQTTHLAARMEQLAAPGTVRITAETLRLAEGFVDVRALGKVPVKGMTAPVEVFELVGGRHAQTRLKAATARGLTSFVGRKLELEALGAALDRAREGHGQIVSLVGEPGVGKSRLFHELSRSDLVRDCLVVQGNAVSYGKSTPYLPVIALLRDYFGIEDRDAEGRVTEKIIGKLANLDESLRAAGPALLSLLDVTPSDPEWRTLDPAQRRRRTIDAVKGLIIRESLVQPVVLVMEDLHSIDTESEAVLDSIVHSLPSARLALLINYRPEYRNEWSDRNEHTQLVIEPLAPKSADRLLDLLLGPDPDLIPLKQLLIERTEGNPLFLEESVRTLIETGTLAGEAGACRLTHAIEEIEMPATVQAILAARIDRLETSDKHLLQTAAIIGREVPFTLLQAIASMEEGDLRRGLANLQAGAFLYETRLFPDLEYSFRHALTHQTAYSSVLQQQRREVHARIVEVLERFEPDRLGEHIELLADHAVKGEVWDKAAVYLAQKAERSYLVYANEEAMDACSRALEIRNRLPDTADNRGARVALAVRLGGSHALLGQFAESVRLYKEALELAKSDGDDMAVAQIETRIGSAIFLQGDSAGAIAQLEQALGRARRIQDSTRMAIAYQNLGAVLITSGRLPDSIHNYRNALDLSEKLGNQRGVAVVLTMLSNAHLWAGSFDQALDYGRKALAIGEQMKDERRVAWASIMLGWRHMEIGALDEVAYQFGKASTLAEKVGDVQAQTWIRILNTVYAANLGKYDTGIAELRDVIRLGAQGGIFLPEISFGLTRLCEHLLRAKRIEEAVEACRQSMDVATRLSSRLNFGYTSMVLGEIYGTPGLRDLDRAEKCLAESLEAFEEVGAIQNLGRAHLARARLYSREGDRRAAAELDAARAIFARTGSQLYDREIGAIGSGLRVSV, encoded by the coding sequence ATGAAGTGTCCACGCTGCAGCAGTGAAAACAGAGACGGTGTCCGCTTCTGCGAGCAATGCGGTGGACGGCTCGAATTGGCGTGCCCGTCCTGCGGCGCGATGGGTCCTCCGAGCCGCAAATTCTGTGGCTCGTGCGGCCAATTGGTGGACACGCCCAGCGCAGACGGAGGCTCGAAATTCGAAACGCCGCGTCATTACACGCCCCCCTTTCTTGCCGAGAAAATACTGAAATCGCGCGATGCGCTCGCCGCGGAGCGAAAGCAAGTCACGGTGCTGTTTGCCGATATCACGGGCTCGCTCGAGTTGATCGACGGCAGCGACCCCGAGGAGGCGCGCACCTTTCTGGATGCCGCGGTAGAAACCATGATGGGCGCGGTCCACCGCTACGAGGGCACGGTAAACAATGTCCTTGGCGACGGCATCATGTCGCTGTTCGGCGCACCGATCGCGAATGAAGATCATGCGGTTCGTGCCTGCTATGCGGCGCTCACCATCCAGGAGGCCATCGGGCATTTCAGCGTGACCATGCGCGAGCAGCATGGCTTTGAGATCCAGGCCCGGGTCGGGATCCATTCGGGTGAGGTCGTGGTTCGGGCGATCGGCAACGATCTCAACCTGAACTACGACGCCATCGGACAAACGACGCACCTGGCCGCGCGCATGGAACAACTTGCCGCGCCGGGAACCGTGCGCATCACCGCGGAAACGCTTCGTTTGGCCGAGGGATTCGTCGACGTCCGGGCCCTCGGCAAAGTACCGGTCAAGGGAATGACGGCGCCGGTCGAGGTCTTCGAACTGGTCGGCGGACGCCATGCGCAGACCCGCCTCAAGGCCGCGACCGCGCGGGGACTGACGAGTTTCGTCGGCCGCAAGTTGGAACTCGAGGCGCTGGGCGCCGCGCTCGACCGTGCCAGGGAAGGTCATGGACAGATCGTTTCACTGGTCGGCGAGCCCGGCGTCGGCAAGTCCCGCCTGTTTCACGAACTCAGCCGCTCGGACCTCGTGCGCGATTGCCTCGTGGTGCAGGGCAACGCGGTTTCCTATGGCAAATCCACACCGTATCTACCGGTGATCGCGTTGCTCAGGGACTATTTCGGGATCGAAGACCGCGACGCCGAAGGACGGGTCACCGAAAAGATCATCGGCAAGCTCGCAAATCTCGACGAATCGCTGAGAGCGGCGGGTCCCGCCCTGTTGTCCCTGCTCGATGTGACACCAAGCGATCCTGAATGGCGAACTCTGGATCCGGCGCAGCGGCGCCGGCGGACCATCGATGCGGTCAAGGGCTTGATCATTCGTGAGAGCCTGGTCCAACCGGTCGTGTTGGTCATGGAGGACCTGCATTCCATCGACACCGAATCCGAGGCGGTTCTCGACAGCATCGTCCATAGCTTGCCGAGCGCACGCTTGGCACTACTCATCAACTATCGCCCGGAATATCGAAACGAGTGGAGCGATCGAAACGAGCATACGCAATTGGTCATCGAGCCGCTGGCGCCGAAAAGCGCGGACAGATTGCTCGACTTGCTGCTCGGACCTGATCCGGATCTGATTCCGCTCAAGCAGCTCTTGATCGAACGCACCGAGGGCAATCCTCTATTCCTCGAGGAAAGCGTCCGAACCCTGATTGAGACCGGGACGCTGGCCGGTGAGGCGGGCGCCTGCCGGTTGACTCACGCGATCGAAGAAATCGAAATGCCGGCCACGGTCCAGGCAATTCTTGCGGCGCGCATCGACCGATTGGAAACGTCGGACAAGCATCTGTTGCAGACTGCCGCCATTATCGGGCGAGAGGTGCCGTTCACCCTTCTGCAGGCCATTGCCTCCATGGAGGAGGGCGATCTCCGCCGCGGATTGGCCAATCTCCAGGCCGGTGCATTTCTCTACGAGACAAGGTTATTCCCCGACCTCGAATACTCCTTCCGGCACGCGCTCACACACCAGACAGCTTACAGCTCCGTACTGCAGCAGCAGAGGCGCGAGGTCCACGCTCGCATCGTCGAGGTGCTCGAACGGTTCGAGCCCGATCGTCTGGGCGAGCATATCGAGCTGCTGGCCGACCACGCCGTAAAGGGTGAGGTCTGGGATAAGGCCGCCGTCTATTTGGCCCAAAAGGCCGAGCGTTCCTACTTGGTCTATGCCAACGAAGAGGCCATGGACGCGTGTTCGCGCGCGCTTGAAATCCGAAATCGGCTGCCGGACACCGCCGACAACAGGGGCGCGCGCGTGGCACTGGCAGTCCGCCTCGGCGGCAGCCATGCCCTGTTGGGTCAGTTCGCGGAGAGCGTCAGGCTCTACAAAGAGGCCTTGGAGTTGGCCAAAAGCGATGGCGACGATATGGCTGTCGCTCAAATTGAAACGCGGATCGGCAGCGCGATCTTTCTCCAAGGCGACAGTGCCGGCGCAATCGCCCAATTGGAACAAGCGCTCGGTCGTGCCCGCCGTATTCAGGATTCGACCAGGATGGCGATCGCCTACCAGAACCTAGGCGCCGTCCTGATCACCTCCGGCCGGCTGCCCGATTCGATCCACAATTACCGCAATGCTTTGGATCTGTCGGAAAAATTGGGTAACCAACGCGGCGTCGCGGTCGTGCTGACGATGCTGAGCAATGCTCATCTCTGGGCCGGGAGCTTCGATCAAGCACTCGATTACGGGCGCAAGGCCTTGGCAATCGGCGAGCAGATGAAGGACGAGCGGCGGGTCGCCTGGGCTTCCATCATGCTGGGCTGGCGCCACATGGAGATCGGTGCGCTCGATGAAGTCGCTTATCAGTTCGGCAAAGCCAGCACGCTCGCCGAAAAAGTGGGCGACGTTCAGGCTCAGACTTGGATTCGGATTCTCAATACGGTCTATGCCGCCAACCTCGGCAAATACGATACCGGGATCGCCGAACTCCGAGATGTCATTCGATTGGGCGCGCAAGGCGGCATATTTTTGCCGGAGATCTCTTTCGGCCTGACCCGGCTGTGCGAGCACTTGCTGCGCGCGAAGCGAATCGAAGAAGCCGTCGAGGCGTGCCGCCAATCAATGGACGTCGCGACCCGGCTTTCGAGCCGGCTCAATTTCGGCTACACGTCGATGGTCTTGGGCGAGATCTATGGAACGCCGGGCCTTCGGGACCT
- a CDS encoding acyl-CoA desaturase: MNAPIESEASLKARLRADLPPETFARNPWRALLIVPQVVAVVGGSAAILFLPLPWYVALLIALALGNTYAGLMFFGHEITHGATVASRRLQNALLYPCFAIFFMSPELWRAWHNKTHHPNTNIPGKDPDNFGTLEQFNKGNRTSHRLIKFAPGSGHWSSAFYMFCSFALQGADVLWRQSLTMPSLSRLNRRRAITDSVLMAAFWIALGIAIGLYAALFVIIIPMIVANTIVMSYFVTNHMLRPLTYEKDSLGTTISVRTPKIIDRLHFHSGHHVEHHLFPGMRTSRLPLIREGLLRHAPERYIAPPHWLALVMVSMPARL; this comes from the coding sequence ATGAACGCTCCCATCGAGTCCGAAGCGTCTCTCAAGGCCAGACTTCGCGCCGATCTTCCGCCAGAGACTTTCGCCAGAAATCCATGGCGGGCGCTTTTGATCGTGCCGCAAGTCGTCGCCGTCGTGGGTGGCAGTGCGGCCATCCTATTCCTGCCGTTGCCCTGGTACGTGGCGCTGCTGATCGCGCTCGCCCTCGGCAACACCTATGCGGGCCTGATGTTCTTCGGACACGAAATCACTCACGGCGCCACCGTTGCCTCGCGCCGGCTCCAAAATGCCCTGCTGTATCCCTGTTTCGCGATCTTTTTCATGTCGCCGGAGTTGTGGCGGGCTTGGCACAACAAGACCCATCACCCCAACACCAACATTCCAGGCAAGGATCCGGATAACTTCGGGACCCTCGAGCAATTCAACAAAGGCAACCGGACAAGCCACCGTTTGATCAAGTTCGCGCCCGGTTCCGGCCACTGGTCGAGCGCGTTCTACATGTTCTGCTCCTTCGCCTTGCAGGGCGCCGACGTGCTGTGGCGGCAGTCGCTGACGATGCCGAGTCTGAGTCGTCTCAACCGGCGGCGGGCGATCACCGATAGCGTGCTGATGGCCGCGTTCTGGATCGCCCTCGGCATTGCGATTGGACTCTATGCCGCACTGTTCGTGATCATCATCCCGATGATCGTGGCCAACACCATTGTCATGTCCTATTTCGTGACCAACCACATGCTCCGTCCCCTGACCTACGAGAAGGACAGTCTGGGCACGACCATCAGCGTCAGGACCCCTAAGATTATCGACCGGTTGCACTTCCATTCGGGACACCATGTCGAGCATCACCTGTTTCCGGGAATGCGAACGTCACGGCTGCCTTTGATCCGAGAAGGCTTGTTGCGGCATGCTCCAGAGAGGTATATCGCGCCACCGCATTGGCTCGCCCTGGTAATGGTTTCGATGCCCGCCCGTCTATGA